One genomic segment of Gottschalkia acidurici 9a includes these proteins:
- a CDS encoding CatB-related O-acetyltransferase: MKGYIIKDHITNKNIEVGDYTYYSGYYHEKHFEDYCVRYLSPDMDDVDKLKIGKFCSIGSGATFIMSGNQGHKYDWVTTYPFFYTPDLNENALDGFERKGDTIIGNDVWIGTEAMIMPGVKIGDGAVIASRSVVTKNIEPYTIVGGNPAKEIKKRFSKEEIQMLLECKWWDVDINIIKKYIPLMCSNNIKEFVLKIKDEIR; the protein is encoded by the coding sequence ATGAAAGGATATATAATTAAAGATCATATAACAAATAAAAATATAGAAGTAGGAGACTACACATACTATTCAGGATATTATCATGAGAAACACTTTGAGGACTACTGTGTTAGATATCTTTCGCCAGATATGGATGACGTAGATAAACTTAAAATAGGAAAGTTTTGCTCGATTGGTTCTGGAGCGACATTCATAATGTCAGGTAATCAAGGACATAAGTATGACTGGGTTACAACATATCCATTTTTTTATACGCCAGACCTCAATGAAAATGCTTTAGATGGATTTGAGAGAAAAGGAGATACTATTATTGGAAATGATGTATGGATAGGAACTGAGGCTATGATAATGCCTGGAGTTAAAATTGGTGATGGAGCTGTTATAGCGTCAAGATCAGTAGTAACTAAAAATATTGAACCATATACAATAGTAGGTGGTAATCCAGCTAAAGAGATAAAGAAAAGATTCTCAAAGGAAGAAATACAAATGCTACTCGAATGTAAATGGTGGGATGTAGATATAAATATAATAAAAAAATACATTCCACTTATGTGCAGTAATAATATTAAAGAATTTGTTCTTAAGATTAAAGATGAAATCAGGTAA
- a CDS encoding YczE/YyaS/YitT family protein, giving the protein MHDIRKTFLNFIKLFIGLFLCALGIVMTINANLGLAPWDVFHKGISNILGTTIGQSNIIIGVFIVILDSLLGEKIGWGTLCNMFFVGIFMDFITSTSLISVMDTFTQGVIMILVGMFISGVASYLYISSGMGAGPRDGLMVALVKKTNKSVRFVRNSIEISVLTVGYVLGGFAGIGTLIISLGMGYFVQLAFKIFKFDVKKVKHRLIVDDIKALKRKLLRTQLSDKKES; this is encoded by the coding sequence ATGCATGATATAAGGAAAACTTTTTTAAATTTTATAAAGTTATTTATAGGACTTTTTCTATGTGCTCTTGGAATAGTTATGACTATTAACGCAAATTTAGGCCTTGCTCCATGGGACGTATTTCATAAAGGAATTTCAAATATACTAGGTACTACCATAGGGCAATCTAATATTATAATAGGAGTTTTTATTGTTATCTTAGACAGTTTGTTGGGTGAAAAAATAGGATGGGGAACACTATGTAATATGTTTTTTGTTGGTATATTTATGGATTTCATAACATCGACCAGCCTCATATCAGTTATGGATACTTTTACACAAGGAGTTATTATGATATTGGTTGGAATGTTTATAAGTGGTGTAGCTTCATACCTTTATATAAGTTCGGGTATGGGAGCAGGTCCTAGGGATGGACTAATGGTTGCATTAGTAAAAAAGACTAATAAGTCTGTAAGGTTTGTTAGAAATTCTATTGAAATAAGTGTATTAACAGTTGGATATGTTTTAGGTGGATTTGCAGGCATTGGAACGTTAATTATATCATTAGGAATGGGGTACTTTGTTCAACTTGCCTTTAAGATATTTAAGTTTGATGTTAAGAAAGTTAAGCATAGACTAATTGTAGATGATATAAAAGCACTGAAGAGGAAGTTGTTAAGGACACAATTATCAGATAAAAAAGAAAGTTAG
- a CDS encoding helix-turn-helix domain-containing protein — MSIQENNPDYFIQNIGSIVRSLRKERGFSLEELSSKAGISKITLGNIERGEGNPTISVIWKIAKALSVQLMDILNIQNTVNISRFGEGIKISDEGKDWQIEPMFSESDGKLEVYRAYLAPKGTYTTKVNHPNAKKIITVMSGTTDITVSSKKHTLNEYDSISFHANEEHSYFNFSDELCILHLTMIYL, encoded by the coding sequence TTGTCAATACAAGAAAATAATCCAGATTACTTTATTCAAAACATAGGAAGTATAGTTAGATCATTAAGAAAAGAAAGAGGTTTTAGTTTAGAAGAGCTTTCTTCGAAGGCAGGAATTAGTAAAATAACTCTTGGTAATATTGAAAGAGGAGAAGGTAACCCAACTATCTCAGTTATTTGGAAGATAGCTAAAGCTCTCTCTGTTCAACTAATGGATATTCTTAATATACAAAACACTGTTAATATATCACGCTTTGGAGAAGGAATAAAAATTTCTGATGAAGGCAAAGATTGGCAAATTGAGCCTATGTTTTCTGAAAGCGATGGGAAATTAGAAGTATATAGAGCCTACTTAGCTCCAAAAGGCACCTATACAACAAAAGTAAATCATCCTAATGCAAAGAAGATAATAACTGTTATGTCAGGTACAACGGATATTACAGTTTCTAGTAAGAAACATACATTAAATGAATATGACTCTATTTCTTTTCATGCTAATGAGGAACATAGTTACTTTAATTTTTCAGATGAGCTATGTATTCTTCATTTAACAATGATTTATCTATAA
- a CDS encoding multidrug resistance efflux transporter family protein has translation MRAILIGILSSLFFSATFIINRAMNVSGLSWAWTASLRYFMAIPILFIIVAIRGELKPLFKEIKINPFKWLIWGSIGNIGFYALLSFSSIFAPAWLTAGTWQITIIAGALLSPMFYKIIKTPEGMKKVKEKIPLSNLKISMIILLGVICMQAKEATSISLLSFLMGFIPVIIAAFFFPLGNRKMMEVVQGRLNTFQRSLGMAISSIPICIVLAIYGFNSTGIPNGGHILNTFLLALFSGVFATVLYYYATDMVKNQSSLLAAVESTQSGTMVFTVLGDILLLGGSMPSGLSLVGIILIIVGMIMNGLFIGIKSS, from the coding sequence ATGCGTGCAATTCTTATTGGAATATTATCATCACTGTTTTTTTCAGCAACATTCATTATAAATCGTGCAATGAATGTTAGTGGACTGAGCTGGGCATGGACAGCATCATTAAGATATTTTATGGCAATTCCAATATTATTTATTATTGTTGCAATTCGAGGAGAACTTAAACCTTTATTTAAAGAAATAAAGATAAATCCTTTTAAATGGCTTATATGGGGTTCTATAGGTAATATTGGTTTCTATGCGCTTTTAAGTTTTTCATCTATATTTGCTCCTGCTTGGCTTACTGCAGGTACATGGCAAATAACTATTATAGCGGGTGCTCTGTTAAGTCCTATGTTCTACAAAATTATTAAAACTCCAGAAGGTATGAAAAAAGTAAAAGAAAAAATTCCACTTTCTAATTTGAAAATTTCAATGATTATTCTTTTAGGCGTTATATGTATGCAAGCTAAAGAAGCAACTTCTATTAGTTTACTTTCGTTCTTGATGGGATTCATCCCTGTCATAATAGCCGCATTTTTCTTTCCATTGGGAAATCGTAAAATGATGGAGGTAGTTCAAGGAAGACTTAATACTTTTCAACGTTCACTAGGTATGGCTATATCCAGTATACCTATTTGTATAGTATTGGCTATATACGGATTCAACTCAACCGGTATTCCAAATGGTGGACATATTTTAAATACATTTTTACTAGCTTTATTTTCTGGAGTTTTTGCTACGGTTCTGTACTATTATGCAACAGATATGGTAAAAAATCAGTCTTCACTTTTAGCAGCTGTTGAATCTACTCAGTCTGGTACAATGGTATTTACAGTACTTGGAGATATACTTTTACTTGGAGGATCTATGCCAAGTGGCTTATCACTAGTTGGAATTATCTTAATTATTGTTGGTATGATTATGAATGGTTTGTTTATAGGTATAAAATCATCATAG
- a CDS encoding AIM24 family protein, with product MSLRKNLTVAESLKSDGINIEVLEYDNLTATNAQEAENIFYMNKAGVKLRQCCVTLDGTRGVQLSSGAMSFMKGDIDIGTNVKGVGDFLGKFVSSKVTGEKAIKPLYKGVGEIYLEPSYKHFILHELKNESICMDDGMFFAAGEGIKISAKPIQRLSAAVAGGEGLFNLCAEGSGPLLLESKVPLSEILVYNLVNDTLKVDGNFVVLWSSSLEFTVQKSTKSLIGSAASGEGLVNVYKGTGTVWLAPTLKMI from the coding sequence GTGTCTTTAAGAAAAAATTTAACAGTAGCAGAAAGCTTAAAGAGTGATGGTATTAATATTGAAGTTTTAGAATACGACAATCTTACAGCGACTAACGCGCAAGAGGCAGAAAATATATTTTATATGAATAAAGCTGGTGTAAAGTTAAGACAATGTTGTGTTACACTAGACGGTACAAGAGGAGTTCAGTTATCTAGTGGAGCTATGAGTTTCATGAAAGGTGATATAGATATAGGTACTAATGTAAAAGGAGTAGGGGATTTCCTAGGTAAATTTGTATCTTCTAAAGTAACAGGAGAAAAAGCAATAAAACCTCTTTATAAGGGAGTAGGAGAGATTTATCTAGAACCATCATATAAGCATTTTATTTTACATGAATTGAAGAATGAAAGTATCTGCATGGATGACGGTATGTTCTTTGCAGCAGGAGAAGGTATAAAAATATCTGCTAAACCTATTCAAAGACTTTCTGCTGCAGTAGCTGGAGGAGAGGGCTTATTTAACTTATGTGCAGAGGGTTCTGGACCTCTTTTATTAGAGTCTAAAGTGCCTTTAAGTGAGATTCTGGTATATAACCTTGTAAATGATACATTAAAAGTAGATGGAAATTTTGTAGTACTGTGGAGCTCTTCACTAGAATTTACTGTTCAGAAATCTACTAAATCCTTAATAGGTTCTGCTGCGTCTGGAGAAGGACTTGTGAATGTTTATAAGGGAACAGGAACTGTTTGGCTTGCTCCTACTCTAAAAATGATATAG
- a CDS encoding helix-turn-helix domain-containing protein: MDNVYLGSRIKELRRHKNLTQEQLAELVNISTTHIGQIERGERGASLDTLISICNCLEVTLDYLLKDYIDNEDELLRNQWNVMLKGRSDKEKDLVIKMVRTLIEGLDECKE, encoded by the coding sequence GTGGACAATGTTTATTTAGGTAGTAGGATAAAAGAATTAAGAAGACATAAAAATTTAACACAAGAGCAATTAGCTGAATTAGTTAATATAAGCACTACACATATAGGACAAATTGAACGTGGTGAAAGAGGAGCTTCTTTAGATACTTTAATTAGTATTTGTAATTGCTTAGAAGTTACACTTGACTATCTCCTAAAAGATTATATAGATAATGAGGATGAGCTTCTAAGAAATCAATGGAATGTTATGTTAAAAGGAAGAAGTGATAAGGAAAAGGATTTAGTTATAAAAATGGTCAGAACCCTAATTGAAGGTTTAGATGAATGTAAAGAATAG
- a CDS encoding helix-turn-helix transcriptional regulator encodes MKINRLFGIVYILLDKGTVTAKELSEHFEVSTRTIYRDIDTLSGIGIPLYTNKGKYGGISILDNFVLNKSILSDQEQNEILMSLQSLKSIKFPEIDSVLNKLSTFFNKREKEWIDVDFSDWSSDDSESEKFNLIKIAILNKSVLVFDYFSSYGEKTKRTVEPMKLLFKGQGWYIHGFCRVKNDFRIFKIKRIKNICSLNETFKRETPKDIWSNFKSRNNSVITLVLKIDKSMAYRVYDEFDPECIQKDNDGHFIVNTTFPEAEWIYGYILSYGNSIEVLSPKHIREEIKIKLENGLKKYL; translated from the coding sequence ATGAAAATTAATAGGTTATTTGGGATAGTATATATTTTACTTGATAAAGGAACAGTGACTGCAAAAGAGTTATCTGAACATTTTGAAGTTTCCACAAGAACAATTTATCGTGACATTGATACTCTTTCAGGTATTGGAATACCACTATATACTAATAAGGGGAAGTATGGTGGTATTAGCATTTTGGATAATTTTGTATTAAATAAGTCGATATTATCAGATCAGGAACAAAATGAAATATTGATGAGCTTACAAAGTTTGAAGTCTATAAAATTTCCTGAGATTGACTCTGTGCTTAATAAATTGAGTACCTTTTTTAATAAGCGAGAAAAGGAATGGATAGACGTTGATTTTTCTGACTGGAGTAGTGATGATAGTGAATCAGAAAAGTTTAATTTGATAAAGATTGCAATTTTGAATAAGAGCGTTTTAGTATTTGACTACTTTAGTTCTTATGGTGAGAAAACAAAAAGAACTGTTGAACCTATGAAGCTTCTATTTAAAGGACAGGGTTGGTACATACATGGATTTTGTAGAGTTAAAAATGATTTTAGAATATTTAAAATCAAAAGAATTAAAAATATCTGTTCTTTAAATGAAACCTTTAAAAGGGAAACTCCCAAAGATATTTGGAGCAACTTCAAATCACGTAACAACAGTGTAATAACACTGGTACTAAAGATTGATAAAAGTATGGCTTATAGAGTTTATGATGAATTTGATCCAGAATGTATTCAAAAAGATAATGATGGACATTTTATTGTAAATACAACTTTTCCTGAAGCTGAATGGATTTATGGATATATACTTTCATATGGAAATAGTATAGAGGTGCTAAGTCCTAAACATATTAGAGAAGAAATAAAAATAAAATTAGAGAACGGATTAAAGAAATATTTATAA
- a CDS encoding GyrI-like domain-containing protein, with amino-acid sequence MNYEVVYLKEKTVSGLKSQTSNSDPNMSKVIGELWQKYFEKGIYESIPNKKNEKSIGLYTNYESGINGTYDIMVCCEISDSSNMVDVVETYIIPDGKYAKFIVNGDVQKAVSEFWNKLWSMDLDRKCSCDFEEYQSGSDMSNTEIHIYISIN; translated from the coding sequence ATGAATTATGAAGTAGTATATTTAAAGGAAAAAACAGTATCAGGCTTGAAATCTCAAACAAGTAATAGTGATCCTAATATGTCAAAAGTAATAGGAGAGCTTTGGCAAAAGTATTTTGAAAAAGGAATTTATGAGTCTATACCAAATAAAAAAAATGAAAAATCAATTGGTCTATACACAAACTATGAAAGTGGTATTAATGGAACATATGATATTATGGTTTGTTGTGAGATATCAGACTCTTCAAATATGGTTGATGTTGTAGAGACATATATAATACCTGATGGTAAATATGCTAAGTTTATTGTAAATGGTGATGTGCAAAAAGCTGTGTCGGAGTTCTGGAATAAGCTATGGTCAATGGATTTAGACCGAAAATGCAGTTGTGATTTTGAAGAATATCAAAGTGGAAGTGATATGAGTAATACAGAAATACATATTTATATTTCAATAAATTAA